Proteins from a genomic interval of Aureimonas sp. AU20:
- a CDS encoding YsnF/AvaK domain-containing protein — translation MSNISASEGMTFSQTVTAFFDSRSDADAAIKRIVAAGVSRSAIKIVDGAETSTFPATTAPIHERSFFESLGDFFMPDEDRHSYAEGLRRGGYLVSVPTTVGNRDAILDILDDEGTVDMDKREASWKSEGWSGTETGYVAPVRTESAMAVGSAGSTESSTRTEDSAARRSADLGTAADRDGTIEVMEENLKVGKRDVSHGRVRVRSYVVEEAVSQDVNLRSERVDIQRRVVDRPVASFDDAFKDQTIELEETAEEAVVSKTARVVEEIDLAKHVSDRTETVSDTVRRTEVDIQDERTGKLRTDEGLTAEERARRGV, via the coding sequence ATGTCCAACATTTCCGCCAGCGAAGGCATGACCTTCAGCCAGACCGTCACCGCCTTCTTCGACAGCCGAAGCGACGCCGATGCAGCGATCAAGCGGATCGTCGCGGCGGGCGTCTCCCGCAGCGCGATCAAGATCGTGGACGGCGCCGAGACCAGCACGTTCCCTGCGACCACAGCGCCGATCCACGAACGCAGTTTCTTCGAGTCCCTGGGCGACTTCTTCATGCCCGACGAGGACCGCCACTCCTATGCGGAGGGCCTGCGCCGGGGCGGTTACCTCGTCTCGGTGCCGACCACTGTTGGTAACCGCGACGCGATCCTCGATATCCTTGACGACGAGGGCACGGTCGACATGGACAAGCGCGAGGCGAGCTGGAAGTCCGAGGGCTGGTCCGGCACGGAGACGGGCTACGTCGCCCCGGTCCGTACGGAGTCCGCCATGGCGGTCGGCAGCGCCGGCTCGACGGAAAGCTCCACGCGCACCGAGGACAGTGCCGCCCGCCGTTCGGCCGATCTCGGCACCGCCGCCGACCGCGACGGCACTATCGAGGTCATGGAAGAGAACCTGAAGGTGGGCAAGCGCGACGTCAGCCACGGCCGAGTGCGTGTCCGCTCCTATGTCGTGGAGGAAGCGGTCAGTCAGGACGTGAACCTGCGCAGCGAGCGTGTCGACATCCAACGCCGCGTCGTCGATCGTCCCGTCGCCAGCTTCGACGATGCATTCAAGGACCAGACGATCGAGTTGGAAGAGACCGCCGAGGAGGCTGTGGTCTCGAAGACCGCTCGCGTCGTCGAGGAGATCGATCTCGCCAAGCATGTGTCCGACCGTACGGAAACGGTGTCCGACACGGTTCGCCGCACCGAGGTCGACATCCAGGATGAGCGCACGGGCAAGCTACGGACGGACGAAGGCCTGACCGCCGAAGAGCGGGCCCGCCGCGGCGTCTAA
- a CDS encoding YidB family protein has protein sequence MGLLDQVLSGALGSRAGQQQGGSSPLMTALMALLSSGALSGAMGRQGAGGTGGLGDLLGGLTGGGNPGSMSMPGGGVGGLGGLIQSFQRAGHGDILQSWMGPDQNHEISPNQLGEAIGHGTVDDLSRQTGMERGDLLTELSRVLPGVVDRMTPHGRMPNDDEMAKW, from the coding sequence ATGGGACTTCTCGATCAGGTGTTGAGCGGAGCCCTGGGCTCACGCGCAGGCCAGCAACAGGGCGGCTCGTCACCGCTTATGACGGCGCTGATGGCGCTTCTCTCGTCCGGGGCGCTGTCCGGGGCCATGGGTCGCCAGGGTGCCGGGGGAACCGGAGGCCTCGGCGATCTGCTCGGCGGCTTGACCGGAGGCGGAAACCCCGGGTCCATGTCGATGCCGGGCGGGGGTGTGGGCGGCCTTGGCGGCCTCATCCAAAGCTTTCAACGTGCAGGGCACGGCGACATTCTTCAGTCGTGGATGGGGCCGGACCAGAACCATGAGATCTCACCAAACCAGCTCGGCGAGGCCATCGGCCATGGAACGGTCGACGACCTTTCCCGGCAGACGGGAATGGAACGGGGTGATCTCCTGACAGAACTGTCCAGGGTCCTGCCCGGTGTCGTAGACCGGATGACACCGCATGGGCGAATGCCGAACGACGACGAAATGGCGAAGTGGTGA